The following are encoded together in the Glycine max cultivar Williams 82 chromosome 8, Glycine_max_v4.0, whole genome shotgun sequence genome:
- the LOC100775370 gene encoding uncharacterized protein isoform X2: MIEIGDEFRAATLQLGGVEGVVGGERRDLALARSEAMDTVPSSRQRSHSSGTLTRARSQLYHHRNRSGQLRFDPVPSLDEPCAELLGFRRTNCKKAKRDDGDLPRRLTKDLRARRVYSPPQSTNSGLIESAFPKGNAEAIGSPDLGLFFEARGFDRGNADLFEESGGDCSEKFDGLDGATTLPDAEICGGSNSKVNKDVEKLDAEVPVKDTPSTGNGSSLKSKSVGVLRPCFQGKLFKAPGSVNYRRLFPFQKDTVRDDSDTPKLGFCQKDQEGRQGFQLPLSPQSEEESKQELKTDATADYGVKDATSDLPDDGLKQLSSHMNNLDCVEASTSQEFGVLNEECIQTTPPDADIYVNSEVNVKPMDFTRSTHENAGQGFCLKADKVKDSLKSKSVPRQLLHRKLFKTPGSVSYKRLLPFLMDLTKDDSDRSKFDHQTHHQEDEAKRFQLPLSSESEEASIDEHKTNSSPMHGTVESNGLENYVLVNPSHGNQPKLTPSQDFPEFPMQLDAKEVVRGDLSAPSVNEHTENFAIASKDECLSASELNPCSVMVDGFHSAKNVAHNDGVKEVQNTISRQHDSDSPPKDQYMLYLKGDVSGLTSVHRSSKEKGFTIAYDESKQFVNLKERESVSRFPPECQTLSQLDLNVLDAEENVTSLNHVQVSNDILGAPSENITSEKSDMAGHSGDKAGSVQNGIVLCSRMPSKGSDNKNASGIKNGSESKITSVLKRCPQFKLLKHAGSLNYKRLLPFILDTMKDDSCASVNDHHPKLAKSMDQTPLPISTSNLHLTPVNDSNGCVPVEHFAGNSCPQQQSGLQACDLNNDSSSPKSQIPEFQSSHDSCKVIQLQDEQVVLNGLCKPESSTDPSISVHGIDLPITTLAPMINEVTTREATPDSSKSLSVFSEVKGNNSFLMSSNEKLPETHECSQSLSQLQVVEQLRVPAVGLKKGILKRNPRGCRGVCACLNCASFRLHAERAFEFSKNQLLDAEEVAHNLMKELSHLRNMLESSADSVNNNPVFGGSQVKEACRKACAAEELAKNRLSQMHDDLNIHCRITSLQPPTVTFAVHVEKEVIQPGG, encoded by the exons ATGATCGAGATTGGTGACGAATTCAGAGCCGCGACGCTTCAACTCGGAGGCGTAGAGGGCGTAGTCGGTGGAGAAAGGAGAG ATCTAGCATTAGCGCGCTCAGAGGCCATGGACACCGTCCCAAGTTCCCGTCAGCGGAGCCACTCCTCTGGTACACTCACTCGCGCCAGATCACAGCTCTATCATCATCGGAACCGCTCCGGTCAACTCCGCTTCGATCCCGTTCCCTCACTGGACGAACCCTGCGCGGAACTTCTTGGCTTTCGCCGAACCAATTGCAAGAAAGCGAAGCGCGACGACGGCGACCTTCCTCGCCGCCTGACCAAGGATCTTCGCGCCAGGCGAGTCTATTCGCCTCCGCAATCCACTAATTCCGGTTTGATCGAAAGCGCGTTTCCCAAGGGAAACGCCGAAGCAATCGGGAGTCCCGATTTGGGGCTTTTTTTCGAGGCTCGGGGTTTCGATAGGGGAAATGCTGATTTGTTTGAAGAGAGCGGTGGAGATTGTTCGGAGAAATTTGATGGTTTGGACGGAGCAACAACTCTACCTGATGCTGAGATTTGCGGTGGTTCAAATTCCAAGGTTAACAAAGATGTAGAGAAACTGGACGCAGAGGTTCCTGTCAAAGATACACCTTCCACTGGGAATGGTTCTTCTCTCAAGAGCAAATCTGTAGGG GTTCTCAGACCATGTTTCCAGGGGAAGTTGTTCAAGGCCCCGGGTTCAGTCAATTACAGAAGGTTGTTTCCATTTCAAAAGGATACCGTGAGAGATGATTCTG ATACACCAAAATTGGGATTTTGCCAGAAAGACCAGGAGGGTAGACAGGGATTCCAACTGCCTTTGTCACCTCAAAGTGAAGAAGAGTCTAAACAAGAACTTAAGACGGATGCCACTGCAGATTATGGTGTTAAAGATGCTACAAGTGATTTGCCCGATGATGGCTTGAAGCAATTGTCTAGCCACATGAATAATCTTGATTGTGTTGAGGCTAGTACCTCACAGGAGTTTGGTgttttgaatgaagaatgtatACAGACAACTCCTCCTGATGCTGATATATATGTTAATTCAGAGGTCAATGTCAAACCCATGGATTTTACCAGAAGCACTCATGAAAATGCGGGTCAAGGGTTTTGTCTGAAAGCTGACAAGGTGAAAGATTCTCTTAAGAGTAAATCC GTGCCGAGACAACTTTTGCACAGGAAACTTTTTAAAACCCCAGGTTCTGTCAGCTATAAAAGGTTGCTTCCATTTCTAATGGATCTTACCAAAGATGACTCTG ATAGATCCAAATTTGATCATCAGACACATCATCAAGAAGATGAGGCAAAGAGGTTCCAACTTCCTTTGTCATCTGAAAGTGAAGAAGCTTCTATAGATGAGCATAAGACAAACAGCAGTCCCATGCATGGCACAGTTGAGTCTAATGGTTTGGAAAACTATGTATTAGTTAATCCTTCTCATGGCAACCAGCCAAAATTGACACCTTCCCAAGACTTTCCTGAATTTCCAATGCAATTGGACGCAAAAGAAGTGGTTCGCGGTGATTTATCTGCACCCTCTGTCAATGAACATACAGAGAACTTTGCAATTGCTTCTAAGGATGAATGCTTGAGTGCATCAGAGCTTAATCCATGTTCAGTAATGGTGGATGGTTTTCACTCTGCTAAGAATGTTGCGCATAATGATGGCGTCAAGGAAGTACAAAATACGATATCCAGACAACACGATAGTGACTCACCACCCAAAGATCAGTATATGCTTTATCTCAAAGGTGATGTCTCTGGGCTTACATCTGTGCATCGttcaagtaaagaaaaaggatTCACTATTGCTTATGATGAAAGCAAACAGTTTGTGAATCTGAAGGAGCGTGAATCTGTTAGCAGATTTCCCCCTGAATGTCAGACTCTAAGTCAATTGGATCTTAATGTGCTAGATGCTGAGGAGAATGTAACAAGTTTAAATCATGTCCAGGTTTCAAATGATATACTTGGAGCTCCATCTGAGAATATTACCTCAGAAAAATCTGACATGGCAGGGCATAGCGGTGACAAAGCAGGAAGTGTGCAGAATGGGATAGTTTTATGTTCAAGAATGCCTTCAAAAGGTAGTGATAACAAAAATGCTAGTGGAATAAAAAATGGCTCTGAATCCAAGATCACTTCG GTTCTTAAACGCTGTCCACAGTTTAAATTGTTGAAACATGCTGGATCTTTAAACTACAAGAGATTGCTTCCATTTATATTGGATACCATGAAAGATGATTCTT GTGCTTCAGTAAATGATCATCACCCAAAACTTGCGAAATCCATGGATCAAACACCTCTGCCAATTTCAACTTCAAATTTACATCTAACTCCTGTAAATGATTCAAATGGTTGTGTTCCCGTGGAACATTTTGCAGGCAATTCTTGTCCTCAGCAACAATCAGGGTTGCAGGCTTGTGATTTAAACAATGATAGTTCAAGCCCAAAATCTCAAATTCCTGAATTTCAGTCATCTCATGATTCatgcaaagtgattcaactgCAAGATGAACAGGTTGTATTAAATGGACTCTGCAAGCCAGAAAGCTCCACTGATCCATCAATTTCTGTTCATGGAATAGACTTACCAATCACAACCTTGGCACCTATGATTAATGAAGTTACCACCAGAGAGGCTACACCTGACTCGTCCAAGTCATTATCAGTTTTCTCTGAAGTAAAAGGAAACAATTCTTTCCTGATGTCTTCTAATGAGAAGCTACCTGAAACACACGAATGTTCTCAGAGCTTGTCTCAACTGCAAGTTGTAGAACAACTTAGAGTTCCCGCTGTTGGTTTGAAAAaaggaattttaaaaagaaatccaAGAGGATGCAGAGGGGTTTGTGCATGTTTGAACTGTGCTTCTTTTCGGCTTCATGCAGAAAGAGCATTTGAGTTTTCTAAAAATCAATTGTTAGATGCGGAAGAGGTTGCTCATAATCTTATGAAGGAACTATCTCATCTAAGAAATATGTTAGAAAGTTCTGCTGATAGTGTCAACAATAATCCCGTTTTTGGTGGAAGCCAG GTGAAAGAAGCTTGCAGGAAAGCATGTGCAGCTGAAGAACTTGCAAAGAACCGTCTTAGTCAGATGCACGATGATCTTAATATTCATTGCAGAATAACG AGCTTGCAGCCACCAACGGTTACGTTTGCGGTTCATGTTGAAAAAGAAGTCATTCAACCTGGCGGATAA
- the LOC100775370 gene encoding uncharacterized protein isoform X1: MIEIGDEFRAATLQLGGVEGVVGGERRDLALARSEAMDTVPSSRQRSHSSGTLTRARSQLYHHRNRSGQLRFDPVPSLDEPCAELLGFRRTNCKKAKRDDGDLPRRLTKDLRARRVYSPPQSTNSGLIESAFPKGNAEAIGSPDLGLFFEARGFDRGNADLFEESGGDCSEKFDGLDGATTLPDAEICGGSNSKVNKDVEKLDAEVPVKDTPSTGNGSSLKSKSVGVLRPCFQGKLFKAPGSVNYRRLFPFQKDTVRDDSVDTPKLGFCQKDQEGRQGFQLPLSPQSEEESKQELKTDATADYGVKDATSDLPDDGLKQLSSHMNNLDCVEASTSQEFGVLNEECIQTTPPDADIYVNSEVNVKPMDFTRSTHENAGQGFCLKADKVKDSLKSKSVPRQLLHRKLFKTPGSVSYKRLLPFLMDLTKDDSDRSKFDHQTHHQEDEAKRFQLPLSSESEEASIDEHKTNSSPMHGTVESNGLENYVLVNPSHGNQPKLTPSQDFPEFPMQLDAKEVVRGDLSAPSVNEHTENFAIASKDECLSASELNPCSVMVDGFHSAKNVAHNDGVKEVQNTISRQHDSDSPPKDQYMLYLKGDVSGLTSVHRSSKEKGFTIAYDESKQFVNLKERESVSRFPPECQTLSQLDLNVLDAEENVTSLNHVQVSNDILGAPSENITSEKSDMAGHSGDKAGSVQNGIVLCSRMPSKGSDNKNASGIKNGSESKITSVLKRCPQFKLLKHAGSLNYKRLLPFILDTMKDDSCASVNDHHPKLAKSMDQTPLPISTSNLHLTPVNDSNGCVPVEHFAGNSCPQQQSGLQACDLNNDSSSPKSQIPEFQSSHDSCKVIQLQDEQVVLNGLCKPESSTDPSISVHGIDLPITTLAPMINEVTTREATPDSSKSLSVFSEVKGNNSFLMSSNEKLPETHECSQSLSQLQVVEQLRVPAVGLKKGILKRNPRGCRGVCACLNCASFRLHAERAFEFSKNQLLDAEEVAHNLMKELSHLRNMLESSADSVNNNPVFGGSQVKEACRKACAAEELAKNRLSQMHDDLNIHCRITSLQPPTVTFAVHVEKEVIQPGG, from the exons ATGATCGAGATTGGTGACGAATTCAGAGCCGCGACGCTTCAACTCGGAGGCGTAGAGGGCGTAGTCGGTGGAGAAAGGAGAG ATCTAGCATTAGCGCGCTCAGAGGCCATGGACACCGTCCCAAGTTCCCGTCAGCGGAGCCACTCCTCTGGTACACTCACTCGCGCCAGATCACAGCTCTATCATCATCGGAACCGCTCCGGTCAACTCCGCTTCGATCCCGTTCCCTCACTGGACGAACCCTGCGCGGAACTTCTTGGCTTTCGCCGAACCAATTGCAAGAAAGCGAAGCGCGACGACGGCGACCTTCCTCGCCGCCTGACCAAGGATCTTCGCGCCAGGCGAGTCTATTCGCCTCCGCAATCCACTAATTCCGGTTTGATCGAAAGCGCGTTTCCCAAGGGAAACGCCGAAGCAATCGGGAGTCCCGATTTGGGGCTTTTTTTCGAGGCTCGGGGTTTCGATAGGGGAAATGCTGATTTGTTTGAAGAGAGCGGTGGAGATTGTTCGGAGAAATTTGATGGTTTGGACGGAGCAACAACTCTACCTGATGCTGAGATTTGCGGTGGTTCAAATTCCAAGGTTAACAAAGATGTAGAGAAACTGGACGCAGAGGTTCCTGTCAAAGATACACCTTCCACTGGGAATGGTTCTTCTCTCAAGAGCAAATCTGTAGGG GTTCTCAGACCATGTTTCCAGGGGAAGTTGTTCAAGGCCCCGGGTTCAGTCAATTACAGAAGGTTGTTTCCATTTCAAAAGGATACCGTGAGAGATGATTCTG TAGATACACCAAAATTGGGATTTTGCCAGAAAGACCAGGAGGGTAGACAGGGATTCCAACTGCCTTTGTCACCTCAAAGTGAAGAAGAGTCTAAACAAGAACTTAAGACGGATGCCACTGCAGATTATGGTGTTAAAGATGCTACAAGTGATTTGCCCGATGATGGCTTGAAGCAATTGTCTAGCCACATGAATAATCTTGATTGTGTTGAGGCTAGTACCTCACAGGAGTTTGGTgttttgaatgaagaatgtatACAGACAACTCCTCCTGATGCTGATATATATGTTAATTCAGAGGTCAATGTCAAACCCATGGATTTTACCAGAAGCACTCATGAAAATGCGGGTCAAGGGTTTTGTCTGAAAGCTGACAAGGTGAAAGATTCTCTTAAGAGTAAATCC GTGCCGAGACAACTTTTGCACAGGAAACTTTTTAAAACCCCAGGTTCTGTCAGCTATAAAAGGTTGCTTCCATTTCTAATGGATCTTACCAAAGATGACTCTG ATAGATCCAAATTTGATCATCAGACACATCATCAAGAAGATGAGGCAAAGAGGTTCCAACTTCCTTTGTCATCTGAAAGTGAAGAAGCTTCTATAGATGAGCATAAGACAAACAGCAGTCCCATGCATGGCACAGTTGAGTCTAATGGTTTGGAAAACTATGTATTAGTTAATCCTTCTCATGGCAACCAGCCAAAATTGACACCTTCCCAAGACTTTCCTGAATTTCCAATGCAATTGGACGCAAAAGAAGTGGTTCGCGGTGATTTATCTGCACCCTCTGTCAATGAACATACAGAGAACTTTGCAATTGCTTCTAAGGATGAATGCTTGAGTGCATCAGAGCTTAATCCATGTTCAGTAATGGTGGATGGTTTTCACTCTGCTAAGAATGTTGCGCATAATGATGGCGTCAAGGAAGTACAAAATACGATATCCAGACAACACGATAGTGACTCACCACCCAAAGATCAGTATATGCTTTATCTCAAAGGTGATGTCTCTGGGCTTACATCTGTGCATCGttcaagtaaagaaaaaggatTCACTATTGCTTATGATGAAAGCAAACAGTTTGTGAATCTGAAGGAGCGTGAATCTGTTAGCAGATTTCCCCCTGAATGTCAGACTCTAAGTCAATTGGATCTTAATGTGCTAGATGCTGAGGAGAATGTAACAAGTTTAAATCATGTCCAGGTTTCAAATGATATACTTGGAGCTCCATCTGAGAATATTACCTCAGAAAAATCTGACATGGCAGGGCATAGCGGTGACAAAGCAGGAAGTGTGCAGAATGGGATAGTTTTATGTTCAAGAATGCCTTCAAAAGGTAGTGATAACAAAAATGCTAGTGGAATAAAAAATGGCTCTGAATCCAAGATCACTTCG GTTCTTAAACGCTGTCCACAGTTTAAATTGTTGAAACATGCTGGATCTTTAAACTACAAGAGATTGCTTCCATTTATATTGGATACCATGAAAGATGATTCTT GTGCTTCAGTAAATGATCATCACCCAAAACTTGCGAAATCCATGGATCAAACACCTCTGCCAATTTCAACTTCAAATTTACATCTAACTCCTGTAAATGATTCAAATGGTTGTGTTCCCGTGGAACATTTTGCAGGCAATTCTTGTCCTCAGCAACAATCAGGGTTGCAGGCTTGTGATTTAAACAATGATAGTTCAAGCCCAAAATCTCAAATTCCTGAATTTCAGTCATCTCATGATTCatgcaaagtgattcaactgCAAGATGAACAGGTTGTATTAAATGGACTCTGCAAGCCAGAAAGCTCCACTGATCCATCAATTTCTGTTCATGGAATAGACTTACCAATCACAACCTTGGCACCTATGATTAATGAAGTTACCACCAGAGAGGCTACACCTGACTCGTCCAAGTCATTATCAGTTTTCTCTGAAGTAAAAGGAAACAATTCTTTCCTGATGTCTTCTAATGAGAAGCTACCTGAAACACACGAATGTTCTCAGAGCTTGTCTCAACTGCAAGTTGTAGAACAACTTAGAGTTCCCGCTGTTGGTTTGAAAAaaggaattttaaaaagaaatccaAGAGGATGCAGAGGGGTTTGTGCATGTTTGAACTGTGCTTCTTTTCGGCTTCATGCAGAAAGAGCATTTGAGTTTTCTAAAAATCAATTGTTAGATGCGGAAGAGGTTGCTCATAATCTTATGAAGGAACTATCTCATCTAAGAAATATGTTAGAAAGTTCTGCTGATAGTGTCAACAATAATCCCGTTTTTGGTGGAAGCCAG GTGAAAGAAGCTTGCAGGAAAGCATGTGCAGCTGAAGAACTTGCAAAGAACCGTCTTAGTCAGATGCACGATGATCTTAATATTCATTGCAGAATAACG AGCTTGCAGCCACCAACGGTTACGTTTGCGGTTCATGTTGAAAAAGAAGTCATTCAACCTGGCGGATAA
- the LOC100775370 gene encoding uncharacterized protein isoform X4 gives MIEIGDEFRAATLQLGGVEGVVGGERRDLALARSEAMDTVPSSRQRSHSSGTLTRARSQLYHHRNRSGQLRFDPVPSLDEPCAELLGFRRTNCKKAKRDDGDLPRRLTKDLRARRVYSPPQSTNSGLIESAFPKGNAEAIGSPDLGLFFEARGFDRGNADLFEESGGDCSEKFDGLDGATTLPDAEICGGSNSKVNKDVEKLDAEVPVKDTPSTGNGSSLKSKSVLRPCFQGKLFKAPGSVNYRRLFPFQKDTVRDDSDTPKLGFCQKDQEGRQGFQLPLSPQSEEESKQELKTDATADYGVKDATSDLPDDGLKQLSSHMNNLDCVEASTSQEFGVLNEECIQTTPPDADIYVNSEVNVKPMDFTRSTHENAGQGFCLKADKVKDSLKSKSVPRQLLHRKLFKTPGSVSYKRLLPFLMDLTKDDSDRSKFDHQTHHQEDEAKRFQLPLSSESEEASIDEHKTNSSPMHGTVESNGLENYVLVNPSHGNQPKLTPSQDFPEFPMQLDAKEVVRGDLSAPSVNEHTENFAIASKDECLSASELNPCSVMVDGFHSAKNVAHNDGVKEVQNTISRQHDSDSPPKDQYMLYLKGDVSGLTSVHRSSKEKGFTIAYDESKQFVNLKERESVSRFPPECQTLSQLDLNVLDAEENVTSLNHVQVSNDILGAPSENITSEKSDMAGHSGDKAGSVQNGIVLCSRMPSKGSDNKNASGIKNGSESKITSVLKRCPQFKLLKHAGSLNYKRLLPFILDTMKDDSCASVNDHHPKLAKSMDQTPLPISTSNLHLTPVNDSNGCVPVEHFAGNSCPQQQSGLQACDLNNDSSSPKSQIPEFQSSHDSCKVIQLQDEQVVLNGLCKPESSTDPSISVHGIDLPITTLAPMINEVTTREATPDSSKSLSVFSEVKGNNSFLMSSNEKLPETHECSQSLSQLQVVEQLRVPAVGLKKGILKRNPRGCRGVCACLNCASFRLHAERAFEFSKNQLLDAEEVAHNLMKELSHLRNMLESSADSVNNNPVFGGSQVKEACRKACAAEELAKNRLSQMHDDLNIHCRITSLQPPTVTFAVHVEKEVIQPGG, from the exons ATGATCGAGATTGGTGACGAATTCAGAGCCGCGACGCTTCAACTCGGAGGCGTAGAGGGCGTAGTCGGTGGAGAAAGGAGAG ATCTAGCATTAGCGCGCTCAGAGGCCATGGACACCGTCCCAAGTTCCCGTCAGCGGAGCCACTCCTCTGGTACACTCACTCGCGCCAGATCACAGCTCTATCATCATCGGAACCGCTCCGGTCAACTCCGCTTCGATCCCGTTCCCTCACTGGACGAACCCTGCGCGGAACTTCTTGGCTTTCGCCGAACCAATTGCAAGAAAGCGAAGCGCGACGACGGCGACCTTCCTCGCCGCCTGACCAAGGATCTTCGCGCCAGGCGAGTCTATTCGCCTCCGCAATCCACTAATTCCGGTTTGATCGAAAGCGCGTTTCCCAAGGGAAACGCCGAAGCAATCGGGAGTCCCGATTTGGGGCTTTTTTTCGAGGCTCGGGGTTTCGATAGGGGAAATGCTGATTTGTTTGAAGAGAGCGGTGGAGATTGTTCGGAGAAATTTGATGGTTTGGACGGAGCAACAACTCTACCTGATGCTGAGATTTGCGGTGGTTCAAATTCCAAGGTTAACAAAGATGTAGAGAAACTGGACGCAGAGGTTCCTGTCAAAGATACACCTTCCACTGGGAATGGTTCTTCTCTCAAGAGCAAATCT GTTCTCAGACCATGTTTCCAGGGGAAGTTGTTCAAGGCCCCGGGTTCAGTCAATTACAGAAGGTTGTTTCCATTTCAAAAGGATACCGTGAGAGATGATTCTG ATACACCAAAATTGGGATTTTGCCAGAAAGACCAGGAGGGTAGACAGGGATTCCAACTGCCTTTGTCACCTCAAAGTGAAGAAGAGTCTAAACAAGAACTTAAGACGGATGCCACTGCAGATTATGGTGTTAAAGATGCTACAAGTGATTTGCCCGATGATGGCTTGAAGCAATTGTCTAGCCACATGAATAATCTTGATTGTGTTGAGGCTAGTACCTCACAGGAGTTTGGTgttttgaatgaagaatgtatACAGACAACTCCTCCTGATGCTGATATATATGTTAATTCAGAGGTCAATGTCAAACCCATGGATTTTACCAGAAGCACTCATGAAAATGCGGGTCAAGGGTTTTGTCTGAAAGCTGACAAGGTGAAAGATTCTCTTAAGAGTAAATCC GTGCCGAGACAACTTTTGCACAGGAAACTTTTTAAAACCCCAGGTTCTGTCAGCTATAAAAGGTTGCTTCCATTTCTAATGGATCTTACCAAAGATGACTCTG ATAGATCCAAATTTGATCATCAGACACATCATCAAGAAGATGAGGCAAAGAGGTTCCAACTTCCTTTGTCATCTGAAAGTGAAGAAGCTTCTATAGATGAGCATAAGACAAACAGCAGTCCCATGCATGGCACAGTTGAGTCTAATGGTTTGGAAAACTATGTATTAGTTAATCCTTCTCATGGCAACCAGCCAAAATTGACACCTTCCCAAGACTTTCCTGAATTTCCAATGCAATTGGACGCAAAAGAAGTGGTTCGCGGTGATTTATCTGCACCCTCTGTCAATGAACATACAGAGAACTTTGCAATTGCTTCTAAGGATGAATGCTTGAGTGCATCAGAGCTTAATCCATGTTCAGTAATGGTGGATGGTTTTCACTCTGCTAAGAATGTTGCGCATAATGATGGCGTCAAGGAAGTACAAAATACGATATCCAGACAACACGATAGTGACTCACCACCCAAAGATCAGTATATGCTTTATCTCAAAGGTGATGTCTCTGGGCTTACATCTGTGCATCGttcaagtaaagaaaaaggatTCACTATTGCTTATGATGAAAGCAAACAGTTTGTGAATCTGAAGGAGCGTGAATCTGTTAGCAGATTTCCCCCTGAATGTCAGACTCTAAGTCAATTGGATCTTAATGTGCTAGATGCTGAGGAGAATGTAACAAGTTTAAATCATGTCCAGGTTTCAAATGATATACTTGGAGCTCCATCTGAGAATATTACCTCAGAAAAATCTGACATGGCAGGGCATAGCGGTGACAAAGCAGGAAGTGTGCAGAATGGGATAGTTTTATGTTCAAGAATGCCTTCAAAAGGTAGTGATAACAAAAATGCTAGTGGAATAAAAAATGGCTCTGAATCCAAGATCACTTCG GTTCTTAAACGCTGTCCACAGTTTAAATTGTTGAAACATGCTGGATCTTTAAACTACAAGAGATTGCTTCCATTTATATTGGATACCATGAAAGATGATTCTT GTGCTTCAGTAAATGATCATCACCCAAAACTTGCGAAATCCATGGATCAAACACCTCTGCCAATTTCAACTTCAAATTTACATCTAACTCCTGTAAATGATTCAAATGGTTGTGTTCCCGTGGAACATTTTGCAGGCAATTCTTGTCCTCAGCAACAATCAGGGTTGCAGGCTTGTGATTTAAACAATGATAGTTCAAGCCCAAAATCTCAAATTCCTGAATTTCAGTCATCTCATGATTCatgcaaagtgattcaactgCAAGATGAACAGGTTGTATTAAATGGACTCTGCAAGCCAGAAAGCTCCACTGATCCATCAATTTCTGTTCATGGAATAGACTTACCAATCACAACCTTGGCACCTATGATTAATGAAGTTACCACCAGAGAGGCTACACCTGACTCGTCCAAGTCATTATCAGTTTTCTCTGAAGTAAAAGGAAACAATTCTTTCCTGATGTCTTCTAATGAGAAGCTACCTGAAACACACGAATGTTCTCAGAGCTTGTCTCAACTGCAAGTTGTAGAACAACTTAGAGTTCCCGCTGTTGGTTTGAAAAaaggaattttaaaaagaaatccaAGAGGATGCAGAGGGGTTTGTGCATGTTTGAACTGTGCTTCTTTTCGGCTTCATGCAGAAAGAGCATTTGAGTTTTCTAAAAATCAATTGTTAGATGCGGAAGAGGTTGCTCATAATCTTATGAAGGAACTATCTCATCTAAGAAATATGTTAGAAAGTTCTGCTGATAGTGTCAACAATAATCCCGTTTTTGGTGGAAGCCAG GTGAAAGAAGCTTGCAGGAAAGCATGTGCAGCTGAAGAACTTGCAAAGAACCGTCTTAGTCAGATGCACGATGATCTTAATATTCATTGCAGAATAACG AGCTTGCAGCCACCAACGGTTACGTTTGCGGTTCATGTTGAAAAAGAAGTCATTCAACCTGGCGGATAA